In Polaribacter sp. Hel_I_88, the following proteins share a genomic window:
- a CDS encoding NAD-dependent succinate-semialdehyde dehydrogenase: MKKAICINPATEKEIASYNRITPEIAREKIAKANETYQSWKKTSFAERSKLMQKLADIFEENKEEYAQLATQEMGKTIKQSRSEIEKCAKICRYYADNIKDLLADKIIKTEAKKSYVTYQPLGVVLAVMPWNFPFYQVIRFAVPAIMSGNVGVLKHASNVQGCAFALEDAFEKAGFQKGIFTNLNVETDAIKTIIEDKNIIGVTLTGSEPAGRSVAKIAGENLKKTVLELGGSDAYIVLEDVDLEKATDLATHGRLQNNGQTCIAAKRFIVLEEIYDDFLKMFTQKMEAAKMGEPTNEDTYYGPLARVDLRDELHDQVEKTIKQGGKLILGGKIPSQKGAYYPATILADLKPGMTAFDEELFGPVASVIKAKDENEAIALANNSTFGLGSGVLTGNSERGEKVALQLEAGNSFVNKLVASDPRLPFGGIKNSGYGRELSDFGVKEFVNTKTIWVD; encoded by the coding sequence ATGAAAAAAGCGATATGTATAAACCCAGCAACTGAAAAAGAAATTGCAAGTTATAATCGAATAACTCCAGAAATTGCAAGAGAAAAAATAGCAAAAGCAAACGAAACATATCAATCTTGGAAAAAAACAAGTTTTGCAGAACGCTCTAAATTGATGCAAAAACTTGCTGATATTTTTGAAGAAAATAAAGAAGAATACGCACAATTAGCAACGCAAGAAATGGGTAAAACCATCAAACAATCGCGCAGCGAAATAGAGAAATGCGCCAAAATTTGTAGATATTATGCTGATAATATTAAAGACTTATTGGCAGATAAAATTATAAAAACAGAAGCTAAAAAAAGCTATGTTACTTATCAACCTTTGGGCGTTGTTTTAGCTGTAATGCCTTGGAATTTTCCTTTTTATCAAGTAATTCGTTTTGCTGTTCCAGCAATTATGTCTGGTAATGTTGGGGTTTTAAAACATGCCTCAAATGTACAAGGTTGTGCTTTTGCTTTAGAAGATGCGTTTGAAAAAGCAGGTTTCCAAAAAGGAATTTTCACCAACTTAAATGTAGAAACTGATGCTATTAAAACCATCATCGAAGATAAAAATATTATTGGTGTAACACTTACAGGAAGTGAACCTGCAGGACGTTCTGTTGCAAAAATTGCTGGCGAAAATTTAAAGAAAACTGTTTTAGAACTTGGTGGAAGTGATGCCTATATTGTGTTAGAAGATGTTGATTTAGAAAAAGCAACAGATTTAGCAACCCATGGAAGATTACAAAATAATGGACAAACCTGCATTGCTGCAAAACGTTTTATTGTTTTAGAAGAAATTTATGACGATTTTCTGAAAATGTTTACTCAAAAAATGGAAGCCGCTAAAATGGGTGAACCTACAAATGAAGATACTTATTATGGACCTTTAGCAAGAGTTGATTTGCGTGACGAACTTCATGACCAAGTAGAAAAAACCATAAAACAAGGAGGAAAACTAATTTTAGGAGGTAAAATACCAAGTCAAAAAGGAGCTTATTATCCTGCAACCATTTTAGCGGATTTAAAACCTGGAATGACTGCTTTTGATGAAGAACTTTTTGGGCCAGTTGCTTCTGTAATTAAAGCCAAAGATGAAAACGAGGCAATTGCATTAGCAAACAATTCAACTTTTGGTTTGGGTTCTGGAGTACTAACAGGAAATTCTGAAAGAGGAGAAAAAGTTGCTTTACAACTAGAAGCTGGAAATAGTTTTGTAAATAAATTAGTGGCATCAGATCCAAGATTGCCTTTTGGAGGTATCAAAAACAGTGGCTATGGAAGAGAGTTATCAGATTTTGGTGTTAAAGAATTTGTAAACACAAAAACAATTTGGGTTGATTAA
- a CDS encoding NAD(P)-dependent alcohol dehydrogenase — MSDKIKAFGTDAKDADLKEMEIERRSILDNDVKIDILYCGVCHSDIHAAHNDWGNTKFPIVPGHEIVGKVLEVGNDVTKYKKGDLVGVGCMVDSCQECGACKEDLEQFCDKGMVGTYNGKDKHSGNRTFGGYSTSIVVREKFVLKVPENLDIKAVAPLLCAGITTFSPLNHWKIKKGDKVGIIGLGGLGHMGIKFASSMGAETIMITTSKEKADDAKKLGADAVIISKNDEEMKKHFGTFDFLLNTVPVKHDTNPYLQLLKRDSTMVMVGAIEPLEPMNGANLIMGRKRIAGSLIGGIKETQEMLDFCGEHNIVSDVEMIDMQDINTAFQRVEDSDVKYRFVIDMKSLK; from the coding sequence ATGTCAGATAAGATAAAAGCATTTGGTACAGATGCAAAAGATGCAGATTTAAAAGAAATGGAAATTGAAAGAAGATCAATTTTAGATAATGATGTAAAAATTGATATTCTATATTGTGGAGTTTGTCATAGTGATATTCATGCAGCACATAATGACTGGGGAAATACAAAATTCCCAATTGTGCCAGGACATGAAATTGTTGGTAAAGTATTGGAGGTAGGAAATGACGTTACAAAATACAAAAAAGGCGATTTAGTTGGAGTAGGATGTATGGTAGATTCTTGCCAAGAATGTGGCGCTTGTAAAGAGGATTTAGAACAATTTTGTGACAAAGGAATGGTGGGTACCTATAATGGAAAAGACAAACATTCAGGAAACAGAACCTTTGGAGGATATTCGACCTCAATTGTAGTTCGTGAAAAATTTGTTTTAAAAGTTCCAGAAAATTTAGATATTAAAGCTGTTGCGCCTCTATTATGTGCAGGAATCACAACATTTTCGCCATTAAATCATTGGAAAATTAAAAAAGGAGACAAAGTTGGGATTATTGGTCTTGGTGGTTTAGGACATATGGGAATTAAATTTGCAAGCAGTATGGGTGCAGAAACAATTATGATTACCACTTCTAAAGAAAAAGCAGATGATGCCAAAAAATTGGGAGCAGATGCTGTAATTATTTCCAAAAATGATGAGGAAATGAAAAAACATTTTGGAACTTTCGATTTTCTATTAAATACAGTACCTGTAAAACATGACACGAATCCGTATTTACAATTATTAAAACGAGATTCTACCATGGTTATGGTTGGTGCAATTGAACCTTTAGAACCAATGAATGGTGCAAATTTAATTATGGGAAGAAAAAGAATTGCAGGTTCTTTAATTGGCGGAATTAAAGAAACACAAGAAATGTTAGATTTTTGTGGAGAACATAACATTGTTTCTGATGTAGAAATGATTGATATGCAAGACATAAATACTGCTTTTCAAAGAGTTGAAGATAGTGATGTAAAATACAGATTTGTAATTGATATGAAGAGTTTGAAATAA
- a CDS encoding TIGR03915 family putative DNA repair protein, with amino-acid sequence MQNKTLLYDGTFEGFLSCVFYVFEYKLTHVTIQNEYVLQNALFSENETILTDKKKSDRVWKGLKQRTSTISSTKIYYAFLSEQPNIENVLLDYMQYIFKHKEKVDTDFTQSSVLKTSQIAKNVSREKHRMEAFVRFRLTKDEIYFANIEPDFNVLPLISKHFKSRYADQKWVIYDIKRNYGLYYDLLTLDFINMDFPKNFDFSKTSTDFFADEEFDFQKLWKDYFDSTNIKERKNMKLHIRHVPKRYWKYLSEKQP; translated from the coding sequence ATGCAAAACAAAACCTTACTTTACGATGGCACTTTCGAAGGTTTTTTAAGCTGTGTTTTTTACGTTTTTGAATATAAACTTACGCACGTAACTATTCAAAATGAATATGTTTTGCAAAATGCCTTATTTTCTGAAAATGAAACAATACTTACAGATAAAAAAAAATCAGATCGAGTTTGGAAAGGTTTAAAACAAAGAACATCTACAATTTCATCAACCAAAATATATTATGCTTTTTTGAGTGAACAACCGAATATAGAAAATGTTTTGCTAGATTATATGCAATATATTTTTAAACACAAAGAGAAAGTTGATACTGATTTTACACAATCAAGTGTTTTAAAAACATCGCAAATTGCAAAAAACGTAAGTAGAGAAAAGCACAGAATGGAAGCTTTTGTACGTTTTAGATTGACAAAAGACGAAATTTATTTTGCAAATATCGAACCCGATTTTAATGTGTTGCCTTTAATTTCTAAGCATTTTAAAAGTAGATATGCAGATCAAAAATGGGTAATTTACGACATCAAAAGAAATTATGGGTTGTATTATGATTTACTGACGTTAGATTTTATCAATATGGATTTTCCCAAAAATTTCGATTTTTCAAAAACTTCCACAGATTTTTTTGCTGATGAAGAATTCGATTTTCAAAAACTATGGAAAGATTATTTTGATAGTACAAATATCAAAGAACGTAAAAACATGAAATTACATATTAGGCATGTTCCAAAACGTTATTGGAAATATTTAAGTGAAAAGCAACCTTAA
- a CDS encoding putative DNA modification/repair radical SAM protein: MSFERTLEKLKILADAAKYDVSCSSSGSKRTNTNKGLGDSTGMGICHSYTEDGRCVSLLKILLTNHCIFDCAYCVTRKSNDVKRAAFKVQEVVDLTINFYRRNYIEGLFLSSGIFKSADYTMERLVAVAKKLRLEENFNGYIHLKSIPGASDELMREAGLYADRLSVNIEIPTKSGLKLLAPDKNFEDFIKPMEKVKNEIIQYKSEKKIIRSTPKYAPAGQSTQMIVGASGENDFQILKTAEHYYKNFNLKRVYYSGYVPISYDNRLPNIGSEVPMLRENRLYQSDWLTRFYGFQTNEIVNIHHQNLDLDIDPKLSWALRNMHEFPVDVNRADKRMLARIPGVGMKSVAKILMARKYRRLNWDHLKKIGIAFNRAQYFLVCDSHQFEKRDLTADKIKAFILKNSTSKYDKILSPQLNLFE; encoded by the coding sequence ATGTCTTTTGAACGCACTTTAGAAAAACTGAAAATTTTAGCAGATGCTGCTAAATATGATGTTTCTTGTTCTTCAAGTGGAAGCAAAAGAACAAACACAAATAAAGGTTTGGGCGATTCTACAGGTATGGGAATTTGCCATTCGTATACAGAAGATGGCAGATGTGTTTCTTTGCTAAAAATCCTATTAACAAATCACTGTATTTTTGATTGTGCTTATTGCGTAACTAGAAAAAGTAACGATGTAAAACGTGCTGCTTTTAAAGTGCAAGAGGTTGTAGATTTAACCATCAATTTTTATAGAAGAAATTATATTGAAGGCTTATTTTTGAGTTCTGGTATTTTTAAAAGTGCAGATTATACCATGGAACGTTTGGTGGCTGTTGCCAAAAAATTACGTTTAGAAGAAAATTTTAATGGATATATTCATTTAAAATCAATTCCTGGTGCTTCAGATGAGTTAATGCGTGAAGCTGGTTTGTATGCAGATCGATTAAGTGTAAATATAGAAATACCAACCAAATCTGGTTTAAAATTATTGGCTCCTGATAAAAATTTCGAAGATTTTATAAAACCTATGGAAAAGGTGAAGAATGAAATTATTCAATATAAATCAGAGAAAAAAATTATTAGAAGTACTCCCAAATATGCGCCTGCAGGTCAAAGCACACAAATGATTGTAGGTGCAAGTGGTGAAAATGATTTTCAGATTTTAAAAACAGCTGAACATTATTACAAAAACTTTAATTTAAAACGCGTTTATTATTCTGGTTATGTACCCATTTCTTATGACAATCGTTTGCCTAATATTGGTAGTGAAGTACCCATGTTACGTGAAAACAGGTTATATCAATCAGATTGGTTAACTCGTTTTTATGGTTTTCAAACCAACGAAATCGTGAACATACATCATCAAAATTTAGATTTAGATATCGATCCAAAACTAAGTTGGGCTTTAAGAAATATGCACGAATTTCCTGTGGATGTAAATAGAGCTGATAAAAGAATGTTAGCACGAATTCCTGGAGTTGGTATGAAATCTGTTGCTAAGATTTTAATGGCAAGAAAATACAGACGTTTAAATTGGGATCATTTAAAGAAAATTGGAATTGCTTTTAACAGAGCTCAATATTTTTTAGTGTGTGATAGCCATCAATTTGAAAAAAGAGATTTAACTGCGGATAAAATAAAAGCATTTATCTTAAAAAATTCTACGAGTAAATATGACAAAATTTTGAGTCCTCAATTAAATTTATTTGAGTGA
- a CDS encoding endonuclease/exonuclease/phosphatase family protein codes for MFKKFLIGFGVLAILLTITPFIAVDYWWVRAFDFPHLQLTFLTVLAITTYFIKFNFKSKKDYLFLTILIGCCVFQFSKIYPYTTFANFDVLNASKNEDNSIKIITANVLQKNKKSEKIINEINVLKPDIILLTEVNKRWITELEEKATNTYKYKQEIPLDNAYGMALYSNLELINPQTNYLVSDSIPSIEAKVILKEGDTLQLYAIHPTPPMPQENAMSTNRDTEMMMTAKMSLEADFPVIVLGDFNDVAWSETSQLFKSVSELLDPRIGRGLYNTYSADSYILKWPLDHIFISKEFRVKKMEVRKDINSDHYPLYTEFSFEPEKAFEQEPTQVTKQDLKAAEDQIEKFKKNDPRTKKN; via the coding sequence ATGTTTAAAAAATTTTTGATTGGCTTTGGTGTTTTAGCAATATTGCTAACAATTACACCTTTTATTGCTGTAGATTATTGGTGGGTAAGAGCTTTTGATTTTCCACATTTGCAACTTACTTTTTTAACGGTTTTAGCAATTACAACCTATTTTATAAAGTTTAATTTTAAAAGTAAAAAAGATTATCTATTTCTAACTATACTTATTGGTTGTTGTGTTTTTCAGTTTTCAAAAATTTATCCTTATACCACTTTTGCAAATTTTGATGTTTTAAATGCGTCTAAAAATGAAGATAATTCTATTAAGATTATAACGGCTAATGTTTTACAGAAAAATAAAAAATCGGAAAAAATTATAAACGAGATTAATGTGTTAAAACCAGACATTATTTTATTAACGGAAGTAAATAAAAGATGGATAACTGAACTGGAAGAAAAGGCTACAAATACGTATAAATACAAGCAAGAAATTCCTTTAGATAATGCTTATGGAATGGCTTTGTATTCAAATTTAGAATTGATAAATCCCCAAACTAATTATTTGGTAAGCGACAGTATTCCATCTATTGAAGCAAAAGTTATTTTGAAAGAAGGAGATACATTACAGTTGTATGCAATACACCCAACACCTCCAATGCCTCAAGAAAATGCGATGTCAACCAATAGAGATACAGAAATGATGATGACTGCAAAAATGAGTTTAGAAGCCGATTTTCCTGTAATTGTTTTAGGAGATTTTAATGATGTTGCATGGTCCGAAACTTCTCAATTATTTAAAAGTGTTAGTGAATTATTAGACCCAAGAATAGGAAGAGGTTTGTATAATACCTATTCTGCTGATAGTTATATTTTGAAATGGCCTTTAGACCATATTTTTATATCGAAAGAATTTAGAGTTAAAAAAATGGAAGTGAGAAAAGATATAAATTCCGATCATTACCCTTTATATACAGAGTTTAGTTTTGAACCTGAAAAAGCCTTTGAGCAAGAACCAACACAGGTAACTAAACAAGATTTAAAAGCGGCCGAAGATCAAATTGAAAAGTTTAAGAAAAATGATCCGCGAACAAAAAAGAATTGA
- a CDS encoding GH3 auxin-responsive promoter family protein: MAILGNIIKGVISLTDTFSFESNPIENQEKVLKDLLETAKNTKFGEKYHFKTILLSDDLQESFAEEVPYFDYNKINKKWWSKLHKGKTDVTWPGTPSYFALSSGTTGKTSKRIPVTDEMIDAIKSSGIKQVTSLSNFDLPADFFEKEIMMLGSSTDLQENNDHLEGEISGISASNIPFWFKGYYKPGEDIAKIDDWDERVSNIAENAKTWDIGALSGIPAWIELMMKEVIKYHKVDNIHEVWPNLQVYTSGGVAFSPYEKSFNALLGKPVTVIDTYLASEGYIATQIRPDANAMQLNTDNGIYFEFVPMNPDYIKEDGSLKKSAPAISIKDVELDQDYILIISTVSGAWRYLIGDTIAFTDIEKAEIKITGRTKFFLNTVGSQLSVNKMDDAMKHLEEKYNTEITEYTICAKRFEDGEFYHSWYLGTDLNADEKEVADTLDTFLKDANKNYKVARSKALKGVKVKIISQEKFYEWSDKNKKKGGQVKMERVMKEDKFKEWEDFVN; encoded by the coding sequence ATGGCTATTTTAGGAAATATTATTAAAGGCGTAATCAGCTTAACAGATACATTTTCATTTGAATCTAACCCAATTGAAAATCAAGAAAAAGTATTAAAAGATTTATTAGAAACTGCAAAAAACACCAAATTCGGAGAAAAATATCATTTCAAAACCATTTTATTGAGTGACGATTTACAAGAGTCTTTTGCAGAAGAAGTACCCTATTTTGATTATAACAAAATCAACAAAAAATGGTGGAGTAAATTACACAAAGGCAAAACTGATGTTACTTGGCCAGGAACACCTTCCTATTTTGCACTAAGTTCTGGAACTACAGGTAAAACAAGTAAAAGAATTCCTGTAACCGATGAAATGATTGATGCCATAAAAAGTTCTGGCATTAAGCAAGTAACCTCGTTGAGTAATTTTGATTTGCCAGCAGATTTTTTTGAAAAAGAAATTATGATGTTAGGTAGTTCTACAGATTTACAAGAAAATAACGATCATTTAGAAGGCGAAATTAGCGGAATTAGTGCAAGTAATATTCCTTTTTGGTTTAAAGGATATTACAAACCTGGAGAAGATATTGCTAAAATTGATGATTGGGACGAACGTGTTTCAAACATCGCAGAAAATGCAAAAACTTGGGATATTGGTGCCTTAAGTGGCATTCCTGCTTGGATTGAGTTGATGATGAAAGAAGTAATCAAATATCACAAAGTAGATAACATTCATGAAGTTTGGCCAAACTTGCAAGTATATACTTCTGGTGGAGTTGCTTTTAGTCCTTATGAAAAAAGTTTTAATGCACTTTTAGGAAAACCAGTTACAGTAATTGATACATATTTAGCTTCTGAAGGATATATTGCTACCCAAATAAGGCCAGATGCAAATGCAATGCAATTAAATACCGATAATGGAATTTATTTTGAGTTTGTACCCATGAATCCTGATTATATAAAAGAGGATGGTTCTTTAAAGAAAAGCGCGCCTGCAATTTCTATTAAAGATGTAGAATTAGATCAAGATTATATTTTAATTATAAGTACAGTTTCTGGAGCTTGGCGTTATTTAATTGGAGATACAATTGCTTTTACCGATATTGAAAAAGCAGAAATTAAAATTACAGGACGCACAAAATTCTTTTTAAACACTGTTGGTTCGCAATTATCTGTTAATAAGATGGATGATGCCATGAAGCATTTAGAAGAAAAATACAATACAGAAATTACAGAATATACAATTTGTGCAAAGCGTTTTGAGGATGGCGAATTTTATCATTCTTGGTATTTAGGTACCGATTTAAATGCTGATGAAAAAGAAGTTGCAGACACTTTAGATACTTTTTTAAAAGATGCCAACAAAAACTATAAAGTTGCCAGAAGTAAAGCTTTAAAAGGAGTGAAAGTAAAAATAATTTCCCAAGAAAAGTTTTATGAATGGAGTGATAAAAATAAGAAAAAAGGTGGTCAAGTAAAAATGGAACGCGTTATGAAAGAAGATAAATTTAAAGAGTGGGAAGATTTTGTAAATTAA
- a CDS encoding VWA domain-containing protein: protein MKNKNKRNGFVFTTYEAAKQSPFEKLFDIFKELITHTSGDFDEAIDWLRSLDKEYNLTDENYTIDDFIEDLKKKGYIKEEIKGDGTGGTKITSKTERAIRQQALNQIFGKIKRSGAGNHKSKSPGIGDEHTGDFRAYQFGDALDKVSMTESIRNAQINNGIDNFNLTENDLVVEETMHKSQMSTVLMIDISHSMILYGEDRITPAKKVAMALAELITTRYPKDTLDIIVFGNDSWPIKIKDLPYLQVGPYHTNTVAGLQLAMDLLRRKRNTNKQIFMITDGKPSCLRLPDGQYYKNSNGLDSYIVDKCYGMAQQARKLHIPITTFMIAQDPYLMQFVKAFTQANQGKAFYTGLKGLGEMIFEDYETNRKKRIR, encoded by the coding sequence ATGAAAAACAAAAATAAAAGAAACGGTTTTGTCTTTACAACTTATGAGGCAGCTAAACAATCGCCTTTTGAGAAACTATTTGACATTTTTAAAGAATTAATAACTCACACTTCTGGAGATTTTGATGAAGCTATAGATTGGTTGCGTTCTTTGGATAAAGAATATAATCTTACAGATGAAAATTATACAATTGATGATTTTATTGAGGATCTAAAAAAGAAAGGTTACATAAAAGAAGAGATTAAAGGAGATGGAACTGGAGGCACAAAAATTACTTCTAAAACAGAACGTGCAATTCGTCAGCAGGCTTTAAATCAAATTTTTGGTAAGATAAAAAGAAGTGGTGCAGGAAACCATAAAAGTAAATCTCCAGGAATAGGAGATGAACATACAGGAGATTTTAGAGCCTATCAATTTGGGGATGCTTTAGATAAAGTTTCTATGACTGAAAGTATTAGAAACGCACAAATCAACAACGGAATTGATAATTTTAATTTAACTGAAAACGATTTGGTGGTCGAAGAAACCATGCACAAAAGCCAAATGAGCACAGTTTTAATGATAGATATTAGTCACTCTATGATTTTGTATGGTGAAGACAGAATTACACCTGCCAAAAAAGTAGCGATGGCTTTGGCTGAATTAATTACAACTCGTTATCCAAAAGACACGTTAGATATTATTGTTTTCGGAAATGATTCTTGGCCAATAAAAATCAAAGATTTACCCTATTTGCAAGTAGGGCCTTACCACACAAATACAGTGGCTGGTTTACAATTAGCAATGGATTTATTGCGTAGAAAACGAAATACCAACAAACAAATTTTTATGATTACTGATGGAAAACCAAGTTGTTTGCGTTTACCTGATGGACAATATTATAAAAATAGCAATGGTTTGGATAGCTATATTGTTGATAAATGTTATGGAATGGCACAACAAGCCCGAAAATTACACATACCAATTACCACTTTTATGATTGCTCAAGACCCTTATTTAATGCAGTTTGTAAAAGCATTTACACAAGCAAACCAAGGAAAAGCATTTTACACAGGGTTAAAAGGTTTGGGAGAAATGATTTTTGAGGATTATGAAACGAATCGAAAGAAGAGAATTAGATAG